Proteins from a genomic interval of Orbaceae bacterium lpD02:
- a CDS encoding NADP-dependent malic enzyme: MATVQEKALAISKEKHGKLEIRSKVEINSMDDLSVAYTPGVAAVCSAIAANKEDAYEYTSKRNLVAVVTDGSAVLGLGNIGPEAAIPVMEGKAILFKRFADVDAIPLSVNTQNVDEIVSHIAAFAPSFGGINLEDISAPRCFEVERRLKEILDIPVFHDDQHGTAIVVLAALYNAIKVTKKQLETVKIVINGGGAAGLSIADMLLAAGAKNIKVVDKIGILCEDDTSLPPHHLAMAKKTNREKQTGTLQDAVKGADVFVGVSAPGALKKEWVTTMADKAIIFAMANPTPEIFPEEAKEAGAYVIGTGRSDYPNQINNVLAFPGIFRGALDARAKDITLEMQLAAAKGLASIVTDDKLSPDYILPNAFEPNVSKVVAESVRGAVKK; encoded by the coding sequence AAAGTAGAAATTAATTCTATGGACGACCTTAGCGTCGCTTATACTCCAGGCGTTGCTGCGGTTTGTAGTGCAATAGCGGCGAATAAAGAAGATGCTTATGAATATACGTCTAAACGCAATTTAGTTGCCGTTGTGACTGATGGCTCTGCAGTATTAGGATTAGGTAATATTGGTCCGGAAGCGGCGATCCCTGTTATGGAAGGTAAAGCGATACTATTTAAACGTTTTGCTGATGTCGATGCTATTCCTCTTTCGGTTAATACTCAAAATGTCGATGAAATTGTTAGTCATATTGCGGCTTTTGCACCTTCTTTTGGTGGTATTAATTTAGAAGATATCAGTGCACCAAGATGTTTTGAAGTAGAGAGACGTTTAAAAGAAATTCTTGATATTCCAGTATTTCACGATGATCAGCATGGTACCGCAATTGTTGTATTAGCCGCACTTTATAATGCAATTAAAGTAACTAAAAAGCAGCTCGAAACCGTAAAAATTGTTATTAATGGCGGAGGTGCAGCCGGTCTTTCTATTGCTGATATGCTGTTAGCGGCTGGCGCAAAAAACATTAAAGTTGTCGATAAAATCGGTATTTTGTGCGAAGACGATACATCCTTACCACCTCACCACTTAGCGATGGCGAAGAAAACCAATAGAGAAAAACAAACGGGAACTTTGCAAGATGCTGTTAAAGGCGCTGATGTATTTGTTGGCGTTTCAGCTCCAGGGGCTTTGAAGAAAGAGTGGGTTACCACTATGGCTGACAAAGCAATTATTTTCGCAATGGCAAATCCAACGCCTGAAATCTTCCCAGAAGAAGCGAAAGAAGCCGGTGCTTATGTCATTGGTACTGGTCGAAGTGATTACCCTAACCAAATTAATAATGTGCTTGCCTTTCCTGGTATTTTCCGTGGTGCACTTGATGCTAGGGCAAAAGATATTACGCTTGAAATGCAATTAGCTGCGGCAAAGGGGCTTGCAAGTATTGTTACTGACGATAAACTTAGCCCTGACTACATTTTACCTAATGCATTTGAACCAAATGTATCTAAAGTTGTAGCAGAAAGCGTTCGCGGTGCCGTAAAAAAATAA
- the dcuS gene encoding DcuS/MalK family sensor histidine kinase — MRKLFNKLKLKTKLIILICFVFILAVIAENTYIIRIVNNQYYDDASQRVEEIANIIATSPDIINDITNSTDENLVSIQEYAENARLLSQVEFITIFDMQGIRFSHPDKEQIGKKIVGGDGDAALRGESYLSTAEGTLGLSIRAFKPIYSSDKTQIGALMVGQTVNNIEHLASRTKQPILLTLIVSLIIAVSLALWFSKNIKNILLGLEPYEMVKLFEERDAIIRTVKEGVLVINRDGIITQINDEAIRILRITENKNKIIGGHVRKIIPNTRLYEVMLTGEAEYDCEQNINGIIILTNRIPLFVNGKLTGAIASFRDMTEIRQLAENLTGVNRYTDALRSQSHEFNNKLHVIYGLTFNENNHELIEYLEELMGSQEKEYEQISQSIHDPIIAGFLNSKFSRARELGVTLHFHIAGQLNILTNSSIAHKLVTILGNLIDNGLDAVQFLDDKQITINLKINDDCFIIEVKDNGQGITKEHSQQIFSKGYSTKGDNRGFGLYLVLASVDELNGHIELCESDTTTGACFKVLLPLHEIYQEK, encoded by the coding sequence GTGCGAAAATTATTTAACAAATTAAAATTAAAAACGAAATTAATCATTCTTATTTGCTTCGTTTTTATCTTAGCGGTGATCGCTGAAAATACTTATATTATTCGAATCGTTAATAATCAATATTATGATGACGCAAGTCAACGTGTTGAAGAGATAGCCAATATTATTGCTACTTCGCCTGATATTATAAATGATATCACCAATTCAACTGACGAAAACTTAGTATCAATTCAAGAATATGCCGAAAATGCAAGGCTACTTTCACAAGTCGAATTTATTACCATTTTTGATATGCAAGGGATTCGCTTTTCTCATCCCGATAAAGAGCAGATAGGTAAAAAAATTGTCGGCGGTGATGGTGACGCGGCGTTGAGAGGCGAATCCTACTTATCAACAGCTGAAGGCACATTAGGGCTCTCAATTAGAGCATTTAAACCTATATACTCAAGTGATAAAACTCAAATTGGCGCCTTAATGGTTGGTCAGACAGTCAATAATATTGAGCATTTAGCTTCACGAACTAAACAACCTATTTTACTGACATTAATTGTGTCACTTATTATTGCCGTATCATTAGCATTATGGTTTTCTAAAAATATTAAAAATATTCTATTAGGCTTAGAGCCCTATGAAATGGTTAAACTTTTTGAGGAAAGAGATGCCATTATTAGAACAGTCAAGGAAGGTGTTTTAGTTATCAATCGAGATGGTATCATTACTCAAATTAATGATGAAGCAATACGCATCTTACGTATTACTGAAAACAAAAATAAAATCATTGGTGGCCATGTTAGGAAAATTATCCCAAACACGCGTTTATATGAAGTGATGCTAACAGGTGAGGCCGAATACGATTGCGAACAAAATATTAATGGTATTATTATTTTAACGAATCGAATACCACTTTTTGTTAATGGCAAGCTAACCGGCGCAATTGCTTCGTTTAGAGATATGACCGAAATTCGCCAGCTAGCCGAAAACCTAACCGGCGTTAACCGCTATACCGATGCGCTGCGTTCACAATCACACGAGTTTAATAATAAACTCCATGTCATTTATGGCTTAACATTTAATGAAAACAACCATGAACTCATTGAATATTTAGAAGAACTGATGGGCAGTCAAGAAAAGGAGTACGAACAAATATCACAATCAATACATGATCCAATTATCGCTGGTTTTTTGAATAGTAAATTTAGCCGAGCAAGAGAATTAGGGGTAACCTTACATTTTCATATTGCAGGACAATTAAATATCCTTACTAATAGCTCTATCGCGCATAAATTAGTAACAATTTTAGGTAATTTAATCGATAATGGCTTAGATGCTGTGCAATTTTTAGATGATAAACAAATTACGATTAACTTAAAAATTAATGATGATTGTTTTATTATTGAAGTTAAGGATAATGGTCAAGGTATTACCAAAGAACATTCTCAACAAATATTTAGCAAAGGTTATTCAACCAAAGGAGACAACCGTGGCTTTGGTTTGTATCTAGTTCTTGCGAGTGTTGATGAACTAAACGGTCATATTGAATTATGCGAATCAGATACGACAACAGGTGCATGCTTTAAAGTATTGTTGCCATTACATGAAATTTATCAGGAAAAATAA
- a CDS encoding response regulator, which translates to MINVLIVEDDPMVAELNKKYLQMVPGFKLVGQVKDGETALHFIHDNPISLILLDMFMPKLDGLQLLQHIRISYPNIDIIMVTAACDSENIQAALRLGVIDYIVKPFTFKRFRTALITYLERVRLLSSSEILDQKQLDNRLFAKSVEKSDQLPKGIEADTLKAIRDMLANYTHDFAMSDLVSSSTLSRISLKKYIDYLEELGELESYLIHLSIGRPVRMYSIKNRET; encoded by the coding sequence ATGATCAATGTGCTAATTGTTGAAGATGATCCGATGGTAGCAGAATTAAATAAAAAATATTTACAAATGGTACCTGGATTTAAATTAGTCGGTCAGGTAAAGGATGGTGAAACTGCCCTCCATTTTATTCACGATAATCCTATTTCACTGATTTTATTAGATATGTTTATGCCTAAACTAGATGGTTTACAATTGCTACAACATATACGCATTAGTTACCCAAATATTGATATTATAATGGTTACTGCGGCTTGTGATAGCGAAAATATTCAAGCGGCATTACGATTGGGGGTGATTGATTACATTGTTAAACCCTTTACGTTTAAACGCTTTAGAACCGCATTGATCACTTATCTAGAACGAGTAAGATTACTGAGTTCTAGCGAAATATTAGACCAAAAACAGCTCGATAATCGACTTTTTGCTAAAAGTGTTGAGAAATCGGATCAACTACCTAAGGGCATTGAAGCTGACACCTTAAAAGCTATACGCGACATGTTAGCTAACTATACCCATGATTTTGCTATGAGTGATCTTGTCTCTTCCAGTACACTATCTCGCATATCGTTAAAAAAATATATTGATTATTTAGAAGAGTTAGGCGAATTGGAGAGCTATTTAATCCATTTATCTATTGGCCGCCCAGTTCGGATGTACTCAATTAAAAATAGAGAAACATAA
- a CDS encoding EamA family transporter, producing the protein MSAWLIYALLSAITASAVAILGKIGLQHLDANTATAIRAVVMAIFLVGVVVVQGKLQLVQTFMADKKALVVIILSGIAGALSWLFYFMAIKVGNVSQVAPIDKLSVVFAVVFAMVLFGEKVSLWGGVGVGMIAIGAILVALN; encoded by the coding sequence ATGAGCGCTTGGTTAATTTATGCTTTATTATCTGCGATAACCGCTTCTGCCGTGGCTATTTTAGGTAAGATTGGTTTACAACATTTAGATGCTAATACCGCAACGGCAATTCGAGCCGTTGTAATGGCCATTTTTTTAGTCGGTGTGGTGGTCGTTCAAGGAAAACTACAGTTAGTTCAGACTTTTATGGCTGACAAAAAAGCGTTAGTCGTTATTATATTAAGTGGGATCGCAGGGGCATTATCATGGCTGTTTTATTTTATGGCAATTAAAGTAGGTAATGTTTCACAAGTAGCCCCGATCGATAAGCTTAGTGTTGTTTTCGCCGTTGTTTTTGCGATGGTTCTATTTGGCGAAAAGGTTTCGCTATGGGGTGGGGTTGGTGTCGGAATGATCGCCATTGGGGCAATTTTAGTGGCACTAAACTAA
- a CDS encoding MBL fold metallo-hydrolase: MNYKNRYYDVTKKHHTRQGFCNSEPFSINYKEIRKWQKERKIAPPEGGYQRFCTDWYQEANFSITNRDAIWWLGHATALIKINNKIILTDPVFFDRVSPVPFIGPKRYTPCASSINNLPQIDIIVISHNHYDHLDYRSVLQLIERFPLVTIVVPLGLKKKIQAWGATRVIELDWWQDVWVDDVLLSAIPAKHWSRRGLFDINKTLWCGWMIESNQRCVYFVGDTGYSVEFTCVKKSFPNIDIALIPVGSYAPRWFMHNQHIDPAQALQLFHDIGCKRAIAIHWGTFELADDSLDEPPKLLKQLLPKYNLSENEFLILKIGDHIQLSDN, encoded by the coding sequence GTGAATTACAAAAACCGCTATTACGATGTAACAAAAAAACATCACACTCGGCAAGGATTTTGTAATTCAGAACCATTTTCGATTAATTATAAGGAGATAAGGAAATGGCAAAAAGAGCGGAAAATTGCTCCACCAGAGGGCGGATACCAGCGGTTTTGCACTGATTGGTATCAGGAGGCTAATTTTTCTATTACTAATCGCGATGCTATTTGGTGGCTAGGCCATGCGACGGCACTAATAAAAATTAATAATAAAATAATATTAACCGATCCTGTCTTTTTTGATCGTGTTTCTCCTGTCCCTTTTATCGGGCCTAAGCGCTATACGCCTTGTGCAAGTTCAATTAATAATTTACCGCAGATAGATATTATTGTTATATCGCATAATCATTATGACCATCTTGATTATCGTAGTGTTTTACAGCTAATTGAGCGTTTTCCTTTAGTAACGATTGTCGTACCATTAGGATTGAAAAAGAAAATACAAGCCTGGGGGGCAACCAGAGTCATTGAACTTGATTGGTGGCAAGATGTGTGGGTTGATGATGTCTTACTATCGGCTATTCCAGCTAAGCATTGGAGCCGAAGGGGGCTATTTGATATCAATAAAACGTTATGGTGTGGCTGGATGATTGAATCTAATCAGCGCTGTGTATATTTTGTTGGTGATACCGGATATTCAGTTGAATTTACTTGTGTTAAAAAAAGTTTCCCAAATATTGATATAGCACTGATCCCTGTTGGTAGTTATGCGCCACGTTGGTTTATGCACAACCAACATATTGATCCGGCACAAGCATTACAACTTTTCCACGATATTGGTTGCAAGCGAGCAATAGCGATTCATTGGGGAACATTTGAACTTGCCGATGATTCGTTGGATGAGCCACCAAAGCTATTGAAACAATTATTACCAAAGTATAACCTATCAGAAAACGAGTTTTTAATTTTAAAAATAGGTGACCATATCCAACTAAGCGATAATTAA
- the folB gene encoding dihydroneopterin aldolase has product MKNDCVLIEGLTIVTTIGVYDWEKNIKQKLVLDLEMQWDNTQAGLHDDVAFCLDYAKVTNVVENYVKSRQFGLIERVAEEVAQLIINDFGVPCVRVKVSKPSAIPSAQNVAVMIQRCR; this is encoded by the coding sequence ATGAAAAATGATTGTGTTTTAATCGAAGGGCTAACTATCGTTACGACTATTGGCGTATACGATTGGGAAAAAAACATTAAGCAAAAACTGGTGCTTGATCTTGAAATGCAGTGGGATAATACCCAGGCTGGATTACATGATGATGTTGCATTTTGCCTGGATTATGCCAAAGTAACTAATGTGGTAGAAAATTACGTTAAAAGTCGTCAATTTGGTTTAATCGAGCGTGTCGCAGAGGAAGTTGCTCAGTTGATTATCAATGATTTTGGGGTGCCTTGCGTTAGAGTCAAAGTGAGTAAACCGAGCGCAATACCGAGCGCTCAGAATGTTGCCGTTATGATTCAACGCTGCAGGTGA
- the rsmE gene encoding 16S rRNA (uracil(1498)-N(3))-methyltransferase gives MVRIFQPTPILPNSAIELDDNAFNHIVRVLRMKQGESITLFDGSNTVTPATISQINKKSLIVETANSVVENRESSLNIHLGQVLSRGEKMEFTIQKSVELGVNSITPLLSERCGVKLDTDRLDKKVQQWQKIAQSACEQCGRNIIPTINPIEKLDDWCANLDDYLKLTLHPRAKHGINQLNLSNSNIALLIGPEGGLTEAEITMTIQHQFIEILLGPRVLRTETVALSAITALQVKFGDLG, from the coding sequence ATGGTCCGAATTTTTCAACCAACGCCTATTTTACCTAACAGTGCTATTGAGCTCGATGATAACGCATTTAATCATATTGTTAGAGTTCTTAGAATGAAACAAGGTGAATCAATTACGTTATTCGATGGTAGTAATACCGTCACACCCGCAACCATTAGCCAAATTAATAAAAAAAGCCTAATTGTTGAGACCGCAAATAGTGTGGTTGAAAATCGCGAGTCTTCATTAAATATTCATTTAGGGCAAGTGTTATCTCGTGGGGAAAAAATGGAGTTTACTATTCAAAAATCGGTCGAATTAGGTGTTAATTCTATTACCCCTTTACTATCGGAACGCTGTGGCGTAAAACTCGATACCGACAGACTCGATAAAAAAGTACAACAATGGCAAAAAATAGCGCAATCGGCTTGCGAACAATGTGGTCGTAATATCATTCCAACGATAAACCCTATTGAGAAACTTGATGATTGGTGCGCAAACCTAGATGATTATCTTAAATTAACGCTGCATCCTAGAGCGAAGCATGGCATAAATCAACTAAATTTAAGCAATTCAAATATTGCGCTACTTATCGGCCCTGAAGGCGGATTAACGGAGGCAGAAATAACTATGACAATTCAACATCAGTTTATTGAAATTTTATTAGGACCTAGAGTATTACGTACCGAAACGGTAGCCTTAAGTGCAATTACTGCCTTGCAAGTAAAATTTGGAGACCTTGGATAG
- the gshB gene encoding glutathione synthase, which produces MIKLGIVMDPINQINIKKDTSFAMLHEAQKRGYQLYYMEMNDLFLNGGEAYATTRNLTVSDNKQHWFDFSNEQTIALSELDAILMRKDPPFDTEFIYATYILERAENAGVLVVNKPQSLRDCNEKLYTAWFAEFTPQTLVTRQAKLIKDFYQTHHDIILKPLDGMGGASIFRIKQDDPNLSVIIETLTHNSSQYCMAQTYLPAIKDGDKRVLVVDGVPMPYCLARIPQKGETRGNLAAGGYGEVRTLSESDWKIANAIGPKLKEKGLLFVGLDIIGDKLTEINVTSPTCVREIESYANDLSITGMLMDAIEKRVK; this is translated from the coding sequence ATGATAAAACTTGGCATCGTTATGGACCCCATCAATCAGATTAATATTAAAAAAGATACCAGTTTTGCCATGTTACATGAGGCACAAAAAAGAGGTTATCAGCTTTACTATATGGAGATGAATGATCTTTTTTTGAATGGCGGTGAAGCTTATGCCACAACTCGAAATTTAACGGTTTCTGATAATAAACAGCATTGGTTTGATTTTAGCAATGAACAAACAATTGCGTTAAGCGAACTTGATGCAATTTTAATGCGTAAAGATCCACCGTTTGATACCGAATTTATCTATGCTACCTATATTTTAGAACGAGCTGAGAATGCAGGTGTATTGGTGGTAAATAAACCGCAAAGCTTACGAGATTGTAATGAAAAATTATATACCGCTTGGTTTGCAGAATTTACTCCGCAAACGCTGGTTACAAGACAAGCAAAATTAATTAAAGATTTTTACCAAACTCACCATGATATTATTTTAAAGCCACTTGATGGAATGGGCGGTGCATCAATTTTTCGCATTAAACAAGATGATCCTAACCTGTCGGTTATCATTGAAACACTAACTCATAACAGTAGCCAATACTGCATGGCTCAGACTTATTTGCCAGCCATCAAGGACGGAGATAAGCGAGTGCTGGTGGTAGATGGCGTTCCTATGCCATATTGCCTTGCACGTATTCCACAAAAAGGGGAAACACGAGGCAATCTTGCCGCTGGTGGATATGGTGAAGTCAGAACATTATCTGAAAGCGACTGGAAAATTGCTAACGCAATTGGCCCTAAATTAAAAGAGAAGGGGCTGTTATTTGTTGGTCTAGATATTATCGGCGATAAATTAACCGAAATTAATGTAACAAGCCCAACTTGTGTGCGAGAGATAGAAAGCTATGCGAATGATTTATCAATCACAGGTATGTTAATGGATGCGATAGAAAAACGCGTAAAATAA
- a CDS encoding GNAT family N-acetyltransferase, producing MIRSYQSGDLDKIMSIWLTENERAHNFIDANFFRNNFELVKSLIPMSTIYVQDLNGVKGFIGLTDNYIAGLFVDSNFHHQGIGTALIQKVKQKYNELSVNVYQKNDKAIAFYLSQGFEIISQSSNEETNEIEYLMNCHVQHRVKIGKCAL from the coding sequence ATGATTAGGTCATATCAATCTGGTGATTTGGATAAAATTATGTCAATTTGGTTGACTGAAAATGAGCGCGCACATAATTTTATTGATGCTAATTTTTTTCGCAATAATTTTGAACTAGTCAAATCGTTAATACCTATGTCGACAATTTATGTTCAAGATTTAAATGGAGTTAAAGGATTTATCGGCCTGACTGACAACTATATAGCTGGCCTTTTTGTGGATTCAAATTTTCACCATCAAGGAATTGGCACGGCGCTAATTCAAAAAGTGAAACAGAAGTATAATGAACTATCCGTAAACGTCTATCAAAAAAATGATAAAGCTATCGCTTTCTATCTATCACAAGGATTTGAAATAATATCGCAATCAAGCAATGAAGAGACCAATGAAATCGAGTATTTGATGAACTGCCATGTACAACATCGTGTGAAAATTGGTAAATGTGCTTTGTAA
- a CDS encoding YqgE/AlgH family protein yields the protein MNLKNRFIIAMPTLSDILFNRSVVYICEHNRDGAMGIIINKPIHDLSVQTVLSRLDITPYKSCAELEQPVFIGGPLAEEQGFILHTPQTGFSSSIAISNDVMITTSLDVLKSIGSPQQPHNLLLSLGYASWGNMQLEYEIAQNDWLVADAKSEIIFESPIDDRWHLAAESIGINIDLISIQMGKA from the coding sequence ATGAATTTAAAAAACCGTTTTATTATTGCAATGCCAACCTTAAGCGATATCTTATTTAATCGCTCAGTTGTTTATATTTGTGAACATAATCGTGATGGAGCGATGGGTATTATTATTAATAAACCTATTCACGACCTATCTGTTCAGACCGTGCTATCAAGGTTAGATATTACGCCCTATAAATCCTGTGCTGAGTTAGAACAGCCTGTTTTTATTGGTGGCCCACTTGCGGAAGAACAAGGATTTATTTTACATACACCACAAACTGGATTTTCTTCTAGTATCGCTATATCTAATGACGTAATGATAACCACCTCTTTAGATGTATTAAAATCAATTGGCTCACCACAGCAACCCCATAATTTATTATTATCCCTTGGCTATGCTAGCTGGGGAAACATGCAACTAGAATACGAAATCGCTCAAAATGATTGGCTTGTTGCTGACGCAAAATCCGAGATAATCTTTGAAAGTCCAATCGACGATCGTTGGCATCTTGCGGCTGAATCGATAGGCATAAATATTGATCTGATTTCTATACAAATGGGCAAAGCGTAG
- the ruvX gene encoding Holliday junction resolvase RuvX, translated as MATIIAFDFGTSSIGCAIGQDITKTARPLCAFKARDGKPNWVEIEKVLKEWQPDYLVVGLPLNMDGSEQELTLRAKKFANRLHGRFGYQVNLQDERLSTVEAKSYLFASGGYRALNKGKVDASSAVVILESWFENQTI; from the coding sequence ATGGCAACGATTATTGCATTTGATTTTGGCACGAGCAGTATAGGCTGTGCTATTGGTCAAGATATCACTAAAACAGCAAGGCCTTTGTGCGCTTTTAAGGCTCGTGATGGCAAGCCTAATTGGGTTGAAATTGAGAAAGTGTTAAAAGAGTGGCAACCTGATTATTTAGTGGTAGGTTTACCTCTAAATATGGATGGCAGTGAGCAAGAATTGACACTAAGAGCAAAAAAATTTGCTAATCGCCTACATGGACGATTTGGCTATCAGGTTAATTTACAAGATGAACGTTTATCTACGGTTGAGGCGAAATCATATCTTTTTGCTTCAGGCGGCTATCGAGCACTAAATAAAGGTAAAGTCGATGCGAGCTCTGCGGTAGTTATTTTGGAGAGTTGGTTTGAGAATCAAACCATATAA
- the ribB gene encoding 3,4-dihydroxy-2-butanone-4-phosphate synthase, which translates to MNQKSENSTKIVHNTFSLAEFGSPIERVNNALTALKAGTGVLILDDEDRENEGDVIWAAENITAEQMALTIRHGSGIVCLCMPKSYCDKLELPMMVPHNTSKNKTAFTISIEAASGVSTGVSASDRVTTIRAAIADNAKPTDLHHPGHIFPLVAQDDGVFTRRGHTEASVDLVKLAGFKPAAVICEITNDDGSMSRAPQVVAFAKKFDLPVVTIADIVEYRSANQ; encoded by the coding sequence ATGAATCAGAAATCCGAAAATAGTACTAAAATTGTACATAACACCTTTAGTTTAGCCGAGTTCGGTTCCCCAATTGAGCGTGTTAATAATGCATTAACAGCTTTAAAAGCAGGGACAGGAGTGCTGATCCTTGATGATGAGGATCGCGAAAATGAAGGTGACGTTATTTGGGCAGCAGAAAATATTACCGCAGAACAGATGGCATTAACCATTCGTCACGGCAGTGGTATTGTTTGCTTATGCATGCCTAAATCATACTGCGATAAACTCGAACTTCCGATGATGGTGCCGCATAACACGAGTAAAAATAAGACGGCATTTACAATTAGCATTGAAGCAGCGAGTGGTGTATCGACGGGGGTATCTGCAAGCGACCGAGTTACAACAATAAGAGCGGCTATCGCCGATAATGCAAAACCTACTGATTTACATCATCCTGGGCATATTTTCCCTTTAGTCGCACAAGACGATGGCGTTTTTACGCGTCGAGGGCATACAGAAGCGTCAGTTGATTTGGTTAAGTTAGCCGGCTTTAAACCTGCGGCAGTGATATGTGAAATAACCAATGATGATGGGTCAATGTCAAGAGCGCCGCAAGTCGTGGCTTTTGCTAAAAAATTCGATTTACCGGTAGTGACAATCGCCGATATTGTCGAATACCGTAGCGCTAATCAGTGA
- a CDS encoding DUF484 family protein — protein sequence MTLTPKKTSSTNKKTNVSRKKVVTRNKTNNVLLNDELVSEYLIHNPDFFIHHAKQIEEMKIPHPIRGVMSLSEWQLARQRNKIRQLESEITLLMEHACSNEQLFDSLMALQNKLLLSNDLNDLLTRLNQWAKSLGLIGAYLYLFDNKWQLNIPSSYHHFALSMDKFDFIRVRHLQYNYQYLGQLNTTELDLLIPEKAYVGSVALSLLGGFGDLGVLVFASRDPHHYQAGQGTLLLEKMSEMLPILISRWIIRKN from the coding sequence ATGACGTTAACGCCTAAAAAAACATCATCAACAAACAAAAAGACTAATGTATCACGTAAGAAGGTGGTTACGCGCAATAAAACTAATAACGTTTTGCTTAATGATGAATTGGTCAGTGAGTATTTAATTCACAATCCTGATTTTTTTATTCATCATGCTAAACAGATTGAAGAGATGAAAATTCCGCATCCTATCCGGGGTGTTATGTCATTGTCAGAATGGCAACTTGCTCGACAACGAAATAAAATCAGGCAGCTCGAATCGGAAATAACGTTGTTAATGGAACATGCTTGTAGTAATGAGCAACTGTTTGATTCATTGATGGCACTGCAAAATAAACTGTTATTGTCTAATGATTTAAATGACCTACTCACTCGACTAAACCAATGGGCTAAATCATTAGGTTTAATTGGAGCCTATCTTTATCTGTTTGATAATAAATGGCAACTTAATATTCCGTCAAGCTACCATCATTTTGCGTTATCAATGGATAAATTCGATTTTATTCGTGTTCGTCATTTGCAATATAATTACCAATATTTAGGGCAATTAAATACCACTGAGCTTGATCTATTGATCCCTGAAAAAGCTTATGTTGGTTCCGTGGCTTTATCGCTACTTGGTGGTTTTGGTGACTTGGGGGTTTTGGTTTTTGCAAGTCGAGATCCTCACCATTATCAAGCAGGGCAAGGGACTCTACTATTAGAGAAAATGAGTGAAATGTTACCTATCTTAATTAGTCGTTGGATTATTAGGAAAAATTAA